The Saccopteryx leptura isolate mSacLep1 chromosome 5, mSacLep1_pri_phased_curated, whole genome shotgun sequence nucleotide sequence CCCGGAGATGCCAACGAGAAGGGCCGGCCCGGGGCACTTGGGGCCATTTGTGGGTAGCGTTTGAAATCCATGGGTGAGGAGTTCCGGGGTGAGAGGAGGTTCAGAGACTTGGAGAGGTCGAGTCCCACCTGGGGACTGGGACCCTGGCTTCACTCATTGGAGCCCTGGCATTTCTGTTTGcccacctgtgaaatggggctTATTTAGATCAGCTCATGGACTAGCCTCTATCCTCTGCCTCCCTGGTCCGTGGCCCTGGGCTGGCACCCACAGACTCTTCAAAGTGCTTAGAAATCcctgcaggggggaggggaggggtctgcAGAGTTGGGCGGAAGTCCTAAGACAAACAAGGAGCCCCATTCATGGTGAGCCACCTTTTTGCCCCATGCCGAAGAATGTCCTCAGCCTGTTCTGCCTGTGCATCCTTGAGGCGACCTGGAGGCTCAGGGAAGTCTGTTTTtaacatttcacagatgaggaaaccgagtcTGTAAGAGCTGAAGCAGCTTGCACAAAGAACATCAGGTGGGTGGCCAAGCCCCAGGCAGGTGGGCAAGGCTCTtcacacctgggggggggggtcagaccAGAGAGGGTAGGGGCCTGAGCAGAGGGCGTGCGGGTTTGTGCCCTGCCTCTTCCCATCTGACCCCCGTCTTCCCTGTTTCCCCGATAGTGGGATAGTGCTGGGGAACCACCACCGCTGACAGGTCCGACTGGTTTGGGAGGCGGCAGCCCGGGGGTGGGGCAGAGTCTAGCTACTTCAACGACTGGGCTCAGCAAGGCTGCCTTTCCTGTCAGCCCCTTCCCTCCTGAGGTCTCCTGGGGGTTGGCCCTGAGTGGGACCGCCTTCCTTCCTCACCTGCTGGACCCCTTCTACTTGGGGCTTAGCTCTGGCTCGGGGCCAGCAGCCCCCAATGTTCTGTTCTCCACTTGCCATTGCCCAGATGTCTCCGGAGGGCTGGGGCCAAACGGGAGGGGTAGCAGGTATGTTTGCAAAACATGTTTTGTTCACCCTGTACAtgcaatgttttattattattatttaatctgCTAACATTTAAGAATCTAGAATTTTCCTGCACTTCTGGATTTCCAGCTTCCTAGAATATCCCACACTTACCACCCGGGACCCATGTCCTGCAGCAGATTGGGTGTGCCCTTCTATAGTTTTTCCCTGGTCTGCCCATTCACATCTGGCCCCAGTAGGCATTTCAAGTCAATAAAACTGTATTGAACACCTGTTATGTGTCAAGAGCAATCTCTTGAAACTTAGATACAGTGAGCAACACAGATGATCTCCCCCTGCTCTCACCTTCACGGAGCTGATATTTTAGAGGAATGGGACAACAAAGAGGAACACTACCATAGACGTAGTAGATAAGTGAAGTCAGCTTCATATATGAATTGGGTGTTATTGATCTGCTCTAGGACCTAGGTTGGtaccttctctgagtctcagtttctgcGTCTGTAAAGTGAGGTGACAGTGACCCAGCTCGCTGGCTTGGTGGAGGATTGCCAGAGAGGATGGTGTCAACGTCCAGCATACAGCAGAGATCCCTGCATCTCACCCCGATCTAGACTTAGCTTTCTGCTAAGAATGGAAATGCTCCAATCTGTGTGGTCCGTTTTTGTGACCACTAGGCACCTCTGGCTGcagagcacttgaaatgtggctagggTGGTTCAGGAACCTAGCTGTaagcttttatttaatttaaatttaaagctaAGGTTGTGGCTAGTGTCTGGTGAATTAGAAAGCACAGCTCTAGATGGCCGGAACTACAAGTCCTTTTGGTTATATCACCTAGACAGAGCCTTCCTCCCCCAGTTAACAGATGAGAAGGTTCAGGACCTGGTCTGCAGGTTTTCTTGTGGCCCATCTCTAGGGAGACTGCAGGGACACTTTGTGGTCCCAGGCCTTCCTTTGCAAAAGGGACAGGGATGGCCTGATCCCTGGGACACCAGGCTCTGATGCCTAGGTGATTATATGGGTACTTGTGCACCCAGGTGTGGGCATTCCTGCCTGTGGGCACTCATGCTCTGCTGCTGGCACATCAAGAGTCTGCTGGATGCCCCCAAGCAGGGCTCCATGATCTTCAGGCACTCTCCGAGCGGAGTGGCATAGCTTAGGGCTGACGTTTCCCTGTGACAGGCGTTCAAGAGCCTGGCATTGGAGTCCCATACTGGAAGCTGATACTGTCTGTGCTCCACTGTGGCGGGGGTGGCGATTTTCTACACTCCTCCCCCATGAGCTCTGCTGCTGTGCCTGGAGCCTGGCATGTCTAGGCTGGTGGGTAGCACAGGGCAGCTTCCTGCTTGggtgggtgaggggtggaggtggTACCAGCCTTCCTGCGGCCAGCCCAGATTGGGTTGGAGCCCTTTCTCTTGATTACCCAACCCCAAGACTCCTATGCCAGCACCTCCTTGCTTGGAGTCAAGGAGTAGAGCCACCATCCGACTCTCTGACTTAGCTTCATCATATTGGTTGCCtccctgggcttcagtttccccatttgaaAAAATGGAGCTGTTAAGAAGACCCACGGAGGTTGAGCCGGCTGGTGCCCGGCACACGGCTAGGagcctgctttgctttctttaaAGTGTGCCTTGCGCTGTCTTTTCTGCTCAGGCTGTGCACGGTTTTTCTCTGTGGcaccttttttctctctgcccCGGCTGAGTCCGGTCCTCCCgagtggggaggggtgtgggcGGAGTCACAAGCCCTTCAGCTGGCGCTGGTCCTGCCTTCTGATTGGCTCCCTGCGAGTCAGGGGCGTGGCCTTCACTTTTAATGGGGAAGGCGTCTGCTGCTTCTCCCAGTGTTTGCTGAGCCTTTGTCTGAGTGTGCTCagccccttctctttcctcccctgcaGTCGTTGCCGGCGTCCAGCTGCCAACTTTCTGCCTGGATCGCTGTCTCATTTCGCCAGTCTCTTCGTACAGAAAGCCTTGGGGTATGTAACAGCCATGCCCGTGGACATGCTGTCTCCCGGAGCCCGGGACACCCCCGCCCTACCTTTCCGCCTGCGGACCAAGGTCCCCAGCTACCTGCTCCGGCGGCCTGCGGACAGCGGAGCCCGGAAACCTAGTGCTGTGGAGCGCCTGGAGGCTGACAAGGCCAAGTACGTCAAGAGCCTGCATGTGGCCAACACCCGCCAGGAGCCTGTGCAGCCCCTGCTGTCCAAGCAGCCGCTCTTCAGCCCAGGGACTCGCCACACTGTGCTCCCTTCTAGCCGCCgagccctgcctggccctggccgccGGCCCCAGCTGGACATGGACATCCTTAGCAACCTCATCGACTTGTGTGATAGCCCTGTGTCCCCTGCCGAGGCTAGCCGTACCCCTGGACAGGCAGAGGGAGCCCACCAGGACCCCCCAGCCACCCCCCCACGCCCACCGCCCAGTACGACTGCGGTCCGCCGAGTGGATGTCCGTCCCCTGCCGGCCTCACCTGCCCAGCCCTGTCCATCACCAAGCACTGCCACCTCCACCTCCAGCCCAGCCCGACCCTCAGGTTTGCAACGCTCAAAGTCGGACCTGAGTGAGCGCTTCTCGCGGGCAGCCGCCGACCTGGAGCGATTTTTTAACTTCTGTGGCTTGGACCCGGAGGAGGCACGTGGGTTGGGTGTGGCCCACCTGGCGCGGGCCAGCTCAGACATAGTGTCTCTGGCTGGGCCCAGTGCTGGTCCAGGCAGCTCCGAGGGGGGTTGCTCCCACCGCAGCTCTGCCACCGTTGAGGAGCGGGCCCGGGAGCGCGTCCCCTATGGCGTGTCAGTGGTTGAACGCAATGCCCGTGTCATCAAATGGCTGTACGGGCTGCGGAAAGCGCGGGAGACGCCAGCGGCGGAGGGATAGGCCTCCACTGGACTCTGCATTCTGCGCAGGGCTGATCTTAGAGAGGCGGTTGGCCCCTTGATCTCTCCTGCACCCTTTCCCTGGTTTGCGGCAGACCAGAGACTGCTGCCTTTTGTGAACTTGGCACAGAGGTAAAGGCTCAAAGGCTGGGCCAGCATCCATCCGGCAAGGACTGAGCGCGGGGAGAGTAGGACCACTCTGGATTTGTTACATGTAGGGGTTTTGACATGAGTGTACCTCTGCTTGGTTCCTCTGCCCGGTTTTGGGGCACTTAGCCCTCCCACAGAGAGTGAGGGGCCGGGGATCTCTACCCTGTTGGTCTACGCAGTGGCTCTTTCGTTCTTCCCTGGCATCTGTCCTTTGCTGACTCCCTCTTCCTTACCCAATGGGCCCTGGCTCCCTGGGAACTCACCCTGGGGTGGGGTCAGGGAAGAGGGGTCTAGCCCCTGTTCCCAGGCCTTGCAGCCTGGCCTGGGTGGGTAGATTGTAGGAGGGACTGGAAGGAGTCTGCACTGCTCGGGCTTCCTTCccttttggttaataaaatgcaCATGCTTGTTTTTCACGGACTGGGTCATCAGACTCTTCTGTGTCCacaaggggaaggggtgggagaaGTCTTGGGGTGGGGCCTCCTAAACCTAGGAGTTGTTTACCCCAGGGTCTGGGGGGGCAGGAGGTCAGTGGCTGGCCTGGCTTCAGGGATCCTCAGGAAAGCTGTGGCGCTTCCTTCATGAAAGAAGAAGCTGGGTCTGGCCACTGAGTGAGCTGGGACGGACCAGGAAGGGGAAGTGCCCTGCAGGGGAGAGGCTGACAGGGTCGGGACCCTCCCGACCCCGACACCGACCCTGACCGTTAGTGCTCTGACTTCCCAGTTCCCCAGGGGGAGCCCAGTGAGGGCGAAACCTGAGCTTGTGGTCACACGGGCCACAGACGTGGGGGTTGGAAGTGGCAGTCTTGGAGGAAGAGGGACTTGGGGTGGACAGCACAAAATGAGTGCACTGGCTTCCAGCTCTGGGTGCCCCTGATCAAGCCCACCTCCCCCTCTGGGCCTCCGTGGAAGGGCTAGACCGCACAGGCTGGGAGCGGGGGGAAGGCGGACAGAGCCCCAGAGCACTGGGCTTCGAGGTCTCGGcgccttcctgtctccctccagGTCAGTTACCTGTTAGGAGCCTGCACCTCGGCTGGTGGAGCAGTCAGTGGACGGGCCAGCCCGGGACACAAAGGATGAGAGGCTGGGTGGCCTCTGCCCGCCCTTGGGTGGGAGCGGGGAGGGGTTGGGTGGTGCTTCCTTCCATGCGGGCTGCCCTGGCCGCAGCGCTCAGAAACAGGAAGCTCTATGGGGGCCCTGGTGACAGGTTTGATGTAGCTTTTATTTAAAGCATAAAGAGGAGATTTCCGTTGGGCTGTTGACAAACATCCAGGTcagcccagctgtctgtctgtctgtctgtctgtcttgacAGTCTACAACCAGCCGCAGGGGGATTGGGCTAGGCCCGGCAATTAAAGGAGACAAGAGGGAAATTGGGTTATAGAGGAGGATTCTGTGAGAGCCCATGAGAATGGagtccaccccttccccccatgACACAGGTGAAGAGATGGGCACAGGGAGGGTGGCGACCTGCCCATTCGTGCCCCACGGGGTTGGTAATATACGAGCTGGGCTTCCTGGTCCCTTTGTTAAAGGGGTGATGGGGGCAGGTGGATAATCTGGGCAGGTTCCGCAGAGGTGGGATCCTTCGAGGGGGTCAAAGACTGGCCCTCCGGGCAACCTGGCCAGAATTTTGCGCTGTGCATTGCCCCTTGCTGCGACCTGCCAGCAGCACCCCAAAACACAAGAGGGTGGGTATGTTGGCTGCAGTTACatgtgaagaaattgaggctcggAGACCCCTTGTTCCCGGAGG carries:
- the FAM110A gene encoding protein FAM110A isoform X1 translates to METTETVRQFPHLKARPDWAWRGATSGQSHSALQLGWARGPLRRWEFPRLASKSGRAEARPGAELPLLPLSSCGGCLQAADREGTSRCRRPAANFLPGSLSHFASLFVQKALGYVTAMPVDMLSPGARDTPALPFRLRTKVPSYLLRRPADSGARKPSAVERLEADKAKYVKSLHVANTRQEPVQPLLSKQPLFSPGTRHTVLPSSRRALPGPGRRPQLDMDILSNLIDLCDSPVSPAEASRTPGQAEGAHQDPPATPPRPPPSTTAVRRVDVRPLPASPAQPCPSPSTATSTSSPARPSGLQRSKSDLSERFSRAAADLERFFNFCGLDPEEARGLGVAHLARASSDIVSLAGPSAGPGSSEGGCSHRSSATVEERARERVPYGVSVVERNARVIKWLYGLRKARETPAAEG
- the FAM110A gene encoding protein FAM110A isoform X2, which gives rise to MPVDMLSPGARDTPALPFRLRTKVPSYLLRRPADSGARKPSAVERLEADKAKYVKSLHVANTRQEPVQPLLSKQPLFSPGTRHTVLPSSRRALPGPGRRPQLDMDILSNLIDLCDSPVSPAEASRTPGQAEGAHQDPPATPPRPPPSTTAVRRVDVRPLPASPAQPCPSPSTATSTSSPARPSGLQRSKSDLSERFSRAAADLERFFNFCGLDPEEARGLGVAHLARASSDIVSLAGPSAGPGSSEGGCSHRSSATVEERARERVPYGVSVVERNARVIKWLYGLRKARETPAAEG